In Syntrophorhabdaceae bacterium, the following proteins share a genomic window:
- a CDS encoding GTP-binding protein, translated as MAKKKYERTKPHVNIGTIGHIDHGKTTLTSAITKCLANKGWA; from the coding sequence ATGGCTAAGAAAAAGTACGAAAGGACCAAACCCCATGTGAACATAGGAACCATCGGTCACATAGATCACGGGAAGACGACCCTCACGTCAGCCATTACCAAGTGCCTCGCCAACAAGGGCTGGGCAAA